A single region of the Actinoplanes sp. SE50/110 genome encodes:
- a CDS encoding prolyl oligopeptidase family serine peptidase, whose protein sequence is MRQRDDVAVLPAFTEISSEIAGNWSPALSPDGRHAAYVSDRGGTPAVRVQPVGSDRAFAITFPEPVAAVAWSSGGGWLACRLTPGGAPRHEVWLVRPDGSDPHQVAGFGTDTAENMRWLPGRPLLAVTENLTHALLVDAVTGTRTVVATGDLISLCDIDPAGRFALLRQGPRGARRILCKNLLAGTSETIAPGELALFSPGGGCVYARSEAGEFPALIRATAGTVETLTTEPVELETFAITADGRTAALLWNVRGGESALELRTLDHVVPPASSPTGRAFEPTVGTTTRSVTVPLPGTVISEPVWSFDGSTLAFTAESPGQPQGVWACDRDGGNVRPISAEPAAPDAVRPTLEKVTAHDGLTLTGWLFTPPGGTAAHPTVIWLHGGPEAQERPGHGPLFQSLVRRGIAVFAANVRGSSGFGHTFVNADNGALRYDAIEDVRSCARHLRDSGIAGRLGVMGRSYGGYLTLAALCAYPDLFAVGIDICGMSDFATFYRYTEPWIAAAAVSKYGDPVADADLLRDLSPVHRLDHLRAPLLIIHGENDTNVPLIEATQVAESLAARGAPHRLVVFPGEGHDLLHRSSRAAFLQETVTWLTTHLSGDQRSRHE, encoded by the coding sequence TTGCGTCAGCGTGACGACGTCGCCGTGCTGCCGGCCTTCACCGAGATCTCGTCGGAGATCGCCGGCAACTGGTCACCGGCCCTCTCCCCGGACGGGCGGCACGCCGCCTACGTCTCCGACCGCGGCGGCACCCCGGCCGTCCGGGTGCAGCCGGTCGGCAGCGACCGGGCCTTCGCGATCACCTTCCCGGAGCCGGTCGCCGCGGTCGCCTGGTCCTCCGGCGGGGGCTGGCTGGCCTGCCGGCTGACCCCCGGCGGCGCCCCGCGCCACGAGGTCTGGCTGGTCCGCCCGGACGGCTCCGACCCGCACCAGGTCGCCGGTTTCGGCACCGACACCGCGGAGAACATGCGCTGGCTGCCCGGCCGCCCGCTGCTGGCCGTCACCGAGAACCTCACCCACGCCCTGCTGGTCGACGCGGTCACCGGCACCCGCACCGTCGTCGCCACCGGCGACCTGATCTCGCTCTGCGACATCGACCCGGCGGGCCGCTTCGCCCTGCTGCGGCAGGGGCCCCGCGGCGCCCGCCGGATCCTCTGCAAGAACCTTCTCGCCGGTACGTCGGAGACCATCGCCCCCGGTGAGCTGGCTCTGTTCAGCCCGGGCGGCGGGTGCGTCTACGCCCGCAGCGAGGCGGGCGAGTTCCCGGCCCTGATCCGCGCCACCGCCGGAACGGTGGAAACGCTGACCACCGAGCCGGTCGAACTCGAAACCTTCGCGATCACGGCGGACGGCCGCACCGCCGCCCTGCTCTGGAACGTGCGCGGCGGCGAATCCGCCCTCGAACTGCGCACCCTCGACCACGTCGTCCCGCCGGCCTCCTCCCCCACGGGCCGCGCTTTCGAGCCCACCGTGGGAACGACGACGCGGTCGGTCACCGTGCCGCTGCCCGGGACGGTGATCTCCGAGCCGGTCTGGAGTTTCGACGGGTCGACGCTCGCCTTCACCGCGGAGAGCCCGGGACAGCCGCAGGGCGTCTGGGCCTGCGACCGCGACGGTGGCAACGTCCGCCCGATCTCCGCCGAGCCGGCCGCCCCCGACGCGGTCCGTCCCACGCTGGAGAAGGTCACCGCCCACGACGGCCTCACCCTGACCGGCTGGCTGTTCACGCCGCCGGGTGGCACCGCTGCGCATCCCACGGTGATCTGGCTGCACGGCGGCCCGGAAGCGCAGGAACGCCCCGGGCACGGACCGCTCTTCCAATCCCTGGTCCGCCGCGGCATCGCGGTGTTCGCCGCCAACGTCCGCGGATCGTCCGGCTTCGGCCACACCTTCGTGAACGCGGACAACGGGGCGCTGCGGTACGACGCGATCGAGGACGTCCGGTCCTGCGCCCGCCATCTGCGCGACTCCGGGATCGCCGGGCGGCTCGGCGTGATGGGGCGCTCCTACGGCGGCTATCTGACCCTGGCCGCGCTGTGCGCCTACCCGGATCTGTTCGCGGTCGGCATCGACATCTGCGGCATGTCCGACTTTGCGACGTTCTATCGCTATACCGAGCCCTGGATCGCCGCCGCGGCCGTCAGCAAGTACGGCGACCCGGTGGCCGACGCCGACCTGCTGCGCGACCTCTCCCCCGTGCACCGCCTGGACCACCTGCGGGCGCCCCTGCTGATCATCCACGGCGAGAACGACACCAACGTGCCGCTGATCGAGGCCACCCAGGTGGCCGAGTCCCTCGCCGCCCGCGGCGCACCGCACCGCCTCGTCGTCTTCCCCGGCGAGGGCCACGACCTGCTGCACCGCTCGTCCCGCGCCGCCTTCCTGCAGGAGACCGTCACCTGGCTCACCACGCATCTGTCAGGTGATCAGCGGAGCCGGCACGAATAG
- a CDS encoding Clp protease N-terminal domain-containing protein, whose translation MPKINVYLPDELAEAVRETGLPVSAICQRALEQAVRRVTAIRETSLGELSSGDLEERFPLMTGRTRTVLALAVERARASAARAAAAGTGAASPAPSGDVIGSATSALVADTTDAVASAFVKDATDAVASAFVDDATDSVASTLVADATKVAGSASIAVGTGDLLGAMIQEGGNLALHVLRALEVEPSALLRELDRDGVAEPPGPGDGVHFSIPSAGALELSVTEATGLGHNYVGCEHLLLGLVGEPDGAAGRILRAAGAEPRLTRRAVASALAGYVHLRANTAAAAGYSQLQAGSGGAPAATADPGRLLADALQPLIARIERLEQRLPAGGE comes from the coding sequence ATGCCGAAGATCAACGTGTATCTGCCCGACGAGCTGGCCGAGGCGGTCCGGGAGACCGGGCTGCCGGTATCGGCGATCTGCCAGCGGGCCCTGGAGCAGGCGGTGCGCCGGGTGACCGCGATCCGGGAGACCTCACTGGGCGAGCTGTCCAGCGGCGACCTCGAGGAACGCTTCCCGCTGATGACCGGCCGTACCCGGACCGTGCTGGCCCTGGCGGTCGAGCGCGCCCGGGCTTCGGCCGCCCGGGCCGCGGCGGCCGGCACCGGCGCCGCGTCGCCGGCGCCGTCCGGGGACGTCATCGGGTCCGCGACGTCGGCGCTGGTCGCGGACACCACGGATGCGGTCGCGTCAGCCTTCGTCAAGGACGCCACGGATGCGGTCGCGTCAGCCTTCGTCGACGACGCCACGGATTCCGTCGCGTCGACGCTGGTCGCGGACGCCACGAAGGTCGCGGGGTCGGCATCGATCGCGGTCGGCACCGGTGACCTGCTCGGCGCGATGATCCAGGAGGGTGGCAACCTGGCGCTGCACGTGCTGCGCGCCCTGGAGGTCGAGCCCTCGGCGCTGCTGCGCGAGCTGGACCGGGACGGCGTGGCGGAGCCCCCCGGCCCCGGCGACGGCGTCCACTTCAGCATTCCGTCGGCCGGCGCGCTGGAGCTTTCGGTCACCGAGGCGACCGGGCTCGGGCACAACTATGTGGGCTGCGAGCACCTGCTGCTCGGCCTGGTCGGCGAACCCGACGGCGCGGCCGGCCGGATCCTGCGCGCGGCCGGCGCGGAGCCGCGGCTGACCCGCCGGGCGGTGGCCTCGGCGCTGGCCGGCTATGTCCACCTGCGGGCGAACACCGCGGCCGCCGCCGGCTACTCGCAGCTGCAGGCGGGGAGCGGCGGGGCTCCGGCGGCCACCGCGGACCCGGGCCGGCTGCTCGCCGACGCCCTGCAGCCGCTCATCGCCCGGATCGAGCGCCTGGAGCAGCGCCTGCCCGCGGGCGGGGAGTGA
- a CDS encoding nitrate/nitrite transporter, producing the protein MSLRPGARAWAVWAAGLAAYVIAVLHRTSLGVAGLDAQHRFGVGAGTLASFAVLQLLVYAGLQIPVGLLLDRFGSLRLVVCGGLVMAAGQVLMANAHGITGAVLARILVGAGDAMTFISVLRLVPHWFPPRRVPVLTQLTGLVGQAGQIISAIPLAALLAGPGWRTAFLSAAGAGVFVALVALAALRDTPERRMSSGSPVSMRQLGADLSGAWRHPGTRLGLWTHFTTQFTGTVFALMWGIPFLIAGEGLTRGEAGSLLTVFVITGMAAGPVLGTLVQRYPLRRSLLVLGIIAVNLGAWALVLLWPGRAPLPVLILLVVALGSGGPGSMIGFDYARTFNPPHRLGTATGVVNVGGFVASLLTIELIGLILDARTGGSADYHIADFRVAMSVQFLVAAAGLTGILRTRKLARRRLEQEEGIVIRPLRVALAERRVLAASRAVKEEGWRD; encoded by the coding sequence ATGTCCCTGCGACCCGGAGCCCGGGCCTGGGCGGTGTGGGCCGCCGGCCTCGCCGCGTACGTCATCGCCGTCCTGCACCGCACCTCGCTGGGCGTGGCCGGGCTGGACGCGCAACACCGGTTCGGTGTCGGCGCCGGCACCCTGGCCAGCTTCGCCGTGCTGCAGCTGCTGGTCTACGCCGGCCTGCAGATCCCGGTCGGCCTGCTCCTCGACCGTTTCGGATCACTGCGCCTGGTGGTCTGCGGCGGCCTGGTGATGGCCGCCGGCCAGGTCCTGATGGCGAACGCCCACGGGATCACCGGCGCGGTGCTGGCCCGCATCCTGGTCGGCGCCGGCGACGCGATGACCTTCATCAGCGTGCTGCGCCTGGTCCCGCACTGGTTCCCGCCCCGCCGGGTGCCGGTGCTGACCCAGCTCACCGGCCTGGTCGGGCAGGCCGGGCAGATCATCTCGGCGATCCCGCTGGCCGCCCTGCTGGCCGGCCCGGGCTGGCGCACCGCGTTCCTCAGCGCCGCCGGCGCGGGCGTGTTCGTCGCGCTGGTCGCGCTGGCCGCCCTGCGCGACACCCCGGAGCGCCGGATGAGCAGCGGCAGCCCGGTCAGCATGCGGCAGCTCGGCGCCGACCTGAGCGGCGCCTGGCGGCACCCGGGCACCCGGCTCGGCCTCTGGACCCACTTCACCACCCAGTTCACCGGCACGGTGTTCGCCCTCATGTGGGGCATCCCGTTCCTGATCGCCGGTGAGGGGCTGACCCGCGGCGAGGCCGGATCGCTGCTCACCGTCTTCGTGATCACCGGCATGGCGGCCGGCCCGGTGCTCGGCACGCTGGTGCAGCGCTACCCGCTGCGCCGGTCGCTGCTGGTGCTCGGCATCATCGCGGTGAACCTGGGCGCCTGGGCGCTGGTCCTGCTCTGGCCCGGCCGGGCGCCGCTGCCGGTGCTGATCCTGCTGGTCGTCGCTCTCGGGTCGGGCGGTCCGGGCTCGATGATCGGCTTCGACTACGCGCGCACCTTCAACCCGCCGCACCGCCTGGGCACCGCGACCGGCGTGGTCAACGTCGGCGGCTTCGTCGCGTCCCTGCTCACCATCGAGCTGATCGGGCTGATCCTGGACGCCCGCACCGGTGGGAGTGCCGACTATCACATCGCCGACTTCCGGGTCGCGATGTCGGTGCAGTTCCTGGTGGCCGCGGCCGGTCTGACCGGCATCCTGCGCACCCGGAAACTGGCCCGTCGCCGGCTGGAGCAGGAGGAAGGCATCGTGATCCGGCCGCTGCGCGTGGCCCTCGCCGAACGACGGGTTTTGGCCGCCTCCCGAGCGGTGAAGGAGGAGGGCTGGCGCGACTGA
- a CDS encoding DinB family protein → MDVTGLLDDAYGRLPAMVESAVQGLTPEQLRWAPAPGANPIGWLVWHLTRVQDSHLAELLDTEQVYVEGDWAGRFGRKPDPSDTGYGHTAAEVAAVVPESAAALIEYYHAVHKRTVNFVRGLTEADLDRIVDRRWDPPVTLGVRLVSVYDDDAQHAGQAAYVRGLLS, encoded by the coding sequence ATGGACGTCACAGGCCTGCTCGACGACGCGTACGGCCGGCTGCCCGCAATGGTGGAATCCGCGGTTCAGGGCCTCACCCCGGAGCAGCTGCGCTGGGCGCCGGCGCCGGGGGCCAACCCGATCGGCTGGCTGGTCTGGCACCTGACCCGGGTCCAGGACAGCCACCTCGCCGAGCTCCTGGACACCGAGCAGGTGTACGTCGAGGGTGACTGGGCGGGGCGCTTCGGCCGCAAGCCCGACCCGTCGGACACCGGTTACGGTCACACCGCGGCGGAGGTGGCGGCCGTGGTTCCGGAGAGCGCGGCCGCGCTCATCGAGTACTACCATGCCGTACACAAGCGGACCGTGAACTTTGTGCGAGGCCTGACCGAAGCGGACCTGGACCGGATCGTCGACCGCAGATGGGATCCGCCGGTGACCCTGGGGGTCCGGCTGGTCAGCGTGTACGACGATGACGCCCAGCATGCCGGACAGGCGGCATATGTGCGGGGGCTGCTGTCCTGA
- a CDS encoding class I SAM-dependent methyltransferase — protein sequence MAEYRASQTAVLVCQGRAAAHDRIAPGRFADPTAWELLRDDERTQVDLVREQRLPADWNGRVGYEMVLRCAEMMVPRTVAIDEAVREHRTPQVVILGAGLDGRAWRMPELAEVDVFEVDQPASQQDKRDRAGKLPGRAPVFVPVDFGRDRLGDALAAAGHRAAMPTTWVWEGVVPYLTPEEVTTTVRAIASLSPSGSRLITNYQTKSASAAFGRFVVQGMARLTGRANPWAAEPWRSTWRPESMSQLLTRHGFTVVRDNHLLDLAAGMMAATPDTISFRTSRVTVADI from the coding sequence ATGGCGGAGTATCGGGCCAGTCAGACCGCGGTGCTGGTGTGCCAGGGCAGGGCCGCGGCACACGATCGGATCGCGCCCGGCCGGTTCGCCGACCCGACCGCGTGGGAACTGCTCCGCGACGACGAGCGGACCCAGGTCGACCTGGTGCGCGAGCAGCGGTTGCCGGCCGACTGGAACGGCCGGGTCGGCTACGAGATGGTGCTGCGCTGCGCCGAGATGATGGTGCCGCGCACGGTGGCGATCGACGAGGCGGTCCGGGAACACCGTACGCCGCAGGTGGTGATCCTCGGCGCCGGGCTCGACGGCCGTGCCTGGCGGATGCCCGAGCTCGCCGAGGTGGATGTCTTCGAGGTCGACCAGCCCGCGTCCCAGCAGGACAAACGCGACCGCGCGGGGAAGCTGCCGGGGCGGGCGCCGGTGTTCGTCCCGGTCGATTTCGGCCGGGACCGCCTGGGTGACGCGCTGGCCGCCGCCGGACATCGCGCCGCCATGCCGACCACGTGGGTGTGGGAGGGCGTGGTGCCGTACCTGACGCCGGAGGAGGTGACCACCACGGTGCGGGCGATCGCCTCGCTGTCCCCGTCCGGGAGCCGCCTGATCACCAATTACCAGACTAAATCAGCATCCGCCGCCTTCGGCCGTTTCGTGGTGCAGGGGATGGCCCGGCTCACCGGCCGCGCCAACCCGTGGGCCGCCGAACCGTGGCGGTCGACGTGGCGCCCGGAAAGCATGTCGCAGCTGCTCACCCGGCACGGATTCACCGTCGTCCGGGACAACCACCTGCTCGACCTGGCCGCCGGCATGATGGCCGCCACACCGGACACGATCTCCTTCCGCACCAGCCGGGTCACGGTCGCCGACATCTGA
- a CDS encoding SRPBCC family protein, with amino-acid sequence MATVAVETIVDLPAARVWEAIADVGAVHERLLPGRVVAAEIDGGFRTLTMPNGARIRELLIAIDHELRRFAYAVVEGQGLPLTYHQAAFQVFEVEDQARIVWTTDLLPDALAGAVRARVERGIVEMKAVLEAA; translated from the coding sequence TTGGCCACGGTTGCGGTGGAGACGATTGTCGACCTTCCGGCGGCGCGCGTGTGGGAGGCGATCGCCGACGTGGGGGCGGTGCACGAGCGGCTCCTGCCGGGGCGCGTGGTGGCCGCCGAGATCGACGGGGGCTTCCGGACCCTGACGATGCCGAACGGGGCGCGGATCCGCGAGCTGCTCATCGCGATCGATCATGAGCTGCGCCGGTTCGCCTATGCGGTGGTCGAGGGGCAGGGATTGCCGTTGACGTACCACCAGGCCGCTTTTCAGGTTTTCGAGGTGGAGGACCAGGCCAGGATCGTCTGGACGACCGATCTGCTGCCGGACGCGCTGGCCGGAGCGGTCCGTGCCCGCGTCGAACGCGGCATCGTGGAGATGAAAGCGGTCCTGGAAGCAGCGTAG
- a CDS encoding ATP-binding protein, whose translation MTIEADEIQLQPCEPGRLTPAELKSLFLFEKLTDEQLAWIAEHGCTMRVAGGGLVLREGDPADQFFVLLSGTIALTRRVGQDDVQTSRTEQRGVYMGATNAYLRDDGVPQRYMASMRALSDAEFFVLSAGDFGRLMRDWFPMAIHLLEGLALGMRSSQAAIGERQRLQALGALSAGLMHELNNPAAAAARATGALRERVAAMRMKLGKLAKGKVAPDRLTALLELQEEVIERAAKAPVRTAMQIADLEDELGDWMDEHGVTSGWDVAPVFAQGGIDAECLTEILARLESPELLDQAIHWIGYALETEQLMSDIEDATGRVSSLVNAAKQYSHVDRSAHQWIDVHTGIDSTLVMLAHKIGNGVRVVKDYDRTLPQVPVHPAELNQVWTNLIDNAVQAMSGAGTLTIRTYREDDRVVVAVGDTGPGIPDEIKKRVFEPFFTTKPVGEGTGLGLDISYRIVVNGHGGDLSLQSAPGDTRFLVRLPLSEPASA comes from the coding sequence ATGACCATCGAAGCGGACGAGATCCAGCTCCAGCCCTGCGAACCGGGGCGGCTCACCCCGGCCGAGCTGAAATCGCTGTTCCTGTTCGAGAAGCTGACCGACGAGCAACTCGCCTGGATCGCCGAGCACGGCTGCACCATGCGGGTCGCCGGCGGCGGCCTGGTGCTGCGCGAGGGTGATCCGGCCGACCAGTTCTTCGTGCTGCTCAGCGGAACGATCGCACTGACCCGCCGGGTCGGGCAGGACGATGTGCAGACCAGCCGCACCGAGCAGCGCGGCGTGTACATGGGCGCCACCAACGCGTACCTGCGCGACGACGGCGTGCCCCAGCGGTACATGGCGTCGATGCGGGCGCTTTCCGACGCCGAGTTCTTCGTGCTCTCCGCCGGAGACTTCGGCCGGCTCATGCGCGACTGGTTCCCGATGGCGATCCACCTGCTGGAAGGCCTGGCGCTGGGGATGCGCAGCTCACAGGCGGCGATCGGCGAGCGGCAGCGGCTGCAGGCGCTCGGTGCGCTCTCGGCCGGCCTCATGCACGAGCTGAACAATCCGGCCGCGGCCGCCGCCCGGGCCACCGGAGCGCTCCGTGAACGGGTCGCGGCGATGCGGATGAAACTCGGCAAACTGGCCAAGGGCAAGGTCGCGCCCGACCGGCTGACCGCGCTGCTGGAGCTCCAGGAGGAGGTGATCGAGCGGGCCGCGAAGGCGCCCGTGCGCACCGCCATGCAGATCGCCGACCTGGAGGACGAGCTCGGCGACTGGATGGACGAACACGGCGTGACCAGCGGCTGGGACGTCGCGCCGGTCTTCGCGCAGGGTGGCATCGACGCCGAGTGCCTCACCGAGATCCTGGCCCGGCTCGAGTCACCCGAGCTGCTCGACCAGGCGATCCACTGGATCGGGTACGCGTTGGAGACCGAGCAGCTGATGAGCGACATCGAGGACGCCACCGGCCGGGTGTCCTCACTGGTCAACGCGGCCAAGCAGTATTCGCACGTGGACCGCTCGGCGCACCAGTGGATCGACGTGCACACCGGGATCGACAGCACCCTGGTGATGCTCGCCCACAAGATCGGCAACGGGGTCCGGGTGGTGAAAGACTACGACCGGACGCTGCCGCAGGTGCCGGTCCACCCGGCTGAGCTCAACCAGGTGTGGACCAACCTGATCGACAACGCGGTACAGGCGATGTCCGGGGCGGGCACCCTCACCATCCGCACCTACCGGGAGGACGACCGGGTCGTCGTCGCGGTCGGCGACACCGGACCGGGCATTCCCGACGAGATCAAGAAACGGGTCTTCGAGCCGTTCTTCACCACCAAACCGGTCGGTGAGGGGACCGGGCTGGGCCTGGACATCTCCTACCGGATCGTGGTCAACGGCCACGGCGGCGACCTGTCCCTGCAGTCCGCGCCGGGCGACACCAGGTTCCTGGTGCGCCTGCCGCTGAGCGAGCCGGCGTCGGCGTAG
- a CDS encoding FAD-dependent oxidoreductase, producing the protein MGQAAILTVDDDPSVSRAIARDLRRRYGDRYRVIRAGSATEALDVLKELKLRGGRVAVMLADYRMPQMNGIEFLEQAMDLFPHARRALLTAYADTDAAIQAINLVDVDHYLLKPWDPPEEKLYPVLDALLDAWQATGDQEMPDIRLVGHRWSEPSFQIRDFLARNLVPYKYFGADEPEGRRLMEAADAGPESIPLVVTADGRALPRPSVQQVAEAAGLSTNPGRDFYDLIIVGGGPAGLGAAVYGGSEGLKTLLIERQAVGGQAGQSSRIENYLGFPDGISGAQLTDRARRQADKFAAETLNTREVVGLRTDGSARTLTFADGGEVSAHAILLATGVSYRPLVAEGVAGLTGSGVFYGSAATEGPACAGSEVYIVGGANSAGQAALFFARYARKVTLLVRGDSLESSMSYYLIQQLAQVSNIEVRTRCEVIGAQGDGHLQAITICDSKGGTKATVECGYLFVFIGAEPRTDWLGDAVERDGKGFVRTGSDLLANGTRPRGWDRDRDPFYLESSVPGIFAAGDVRANSIKRVASAVGEGAMAVALVHRYLEAQ; encoded by the coding sequence ATGGGCCAAGCCGCGATTCTGACCGTCGACGACGACCCCTCGGTCTCCCGAGCCATCGCCCGCGACCTGCGCCGACGCTACGGCGACCGGTATCGGGTGATCCGGGCCGGGTCGGCCACCGAGGCGCTCGACGTGCTGAAAGAGCTGAAACTGCGCGGCGGTCGGGTCGCCGTCATGCTCGCCGACTACCGGATGCCGCAGATGAACGGCATCGAGTTCCTGGAGCAGGCGATGGACCTGTTCCCGCACGCGCGCCGTGCCCTGCTCACGGCGTACGCGGACACCGACGCCGCGATCCAGGCGATCAACCTGGTCGACGTCGACCACTACCTGCTCAAGCCGTGGGACCCGCCGGAGGAGAAGCTCTATCCGGTCCTCGACGCGCTGCTCGACGCCTGGCAGGCCACCGGCGACCAGGAGATGCCGGACATCCGGCTGGTCGGGCACCGGTGGAGCGAGCCGTCCTTCCAGATCCGCGACTTCCTGGCCCGCAACCTGGTGCCGTACAAATACTTCGGCGCCGACGAGCCGGAGGGCCGCCGCCTGATGGAGGCCGCGGACGCCGGCCCCGAGTCGATCCCGCTGGTGGTGACCGCCGACGGGCGGGCCCTGCCCCGGCCGAGCGTGCAGCAGGTGGCCGAGGCGGCCGGCCTGTCCACCAACCCGGGCCGCGACTTCTACGACCTGATCATCGTGGGCGGCGGGCCGGCCGGACTGGGCGCCGCCGTCTACGGCGGGTCGGAGGGCCTCAAGACCCTGCTGATCGAGCGGCAGGCGGTCGGCGGCCAGGCCGGCCAGAGCTCCCGGATCGAGAATTACCTCGGCTTCCCGGACGGGATCTCCGGCGCGCAACTGACCGACCGGGCCCGGCGGCAGGCCGACAAGTTCGCCGCCGAGACGCTCAACACCCGCGAGGTGGTGGGGTTGCGCACCGACGGCTCGGCCCGCACGCTGACCTTCGCCGACGGTGGCGAGGTGTCGGCACACGCGATCCTGCTGGCCACCGGTGTCTCCTACCGTCCGCTGGTCGCCGAGGGCGTGGCCGGGCTGACCGGCTCCGGTGTCTTCTACGGCTCGGCCGCCACCGAGGGGCCGGCCTGCGCGGGCAGCGAGGTCTACATCGTCGGCGGAGCCAATTCGGCCGGCCAGGCGGCGCTCTTCTTCGCGAGATACGCGCGCAAGGTCACCCTGCTGGTCCGCGGTGACTCCCTCGAATCGTCGATGTCGTATTACCTCATCCAGCAGCTGGCCCAGGTGTCCAACATCGAGGTGCGGACCAGGTGCGAGGTGATCGGCGCGCAGGGCGACGGGCACCTGCAGGCGATCACCATCTGCGACAGCAAGGGCGGGACGAAAGCCACCGTCGAGTGCGGCTACCTGTTCGTCTTCATCGGGGCGGAGCCCCGCACCGACTGGCTCGGCGACGCGGTGGAACGCGACGGGAAAGGCTTCGTGCGCACCGGCTCGGATCTGCTGGCGAACGGCACGCGTCCGCGGGGATGGGATCGCGACCGCGATCCGTTCTATCTGGAGAGCAGTGTTCCCGGCATCTTCGCCGCCGGCGACGTCCGGGCCAACTCGATCAAACGGGTGGCCTCGGCGGTCGGTGAGGGCGCGATGGCCGTCGCGCTGGTCCATCGTTACCTGGAGGCGCAGTAG
- a CDS encoding NAD(+)/NADH kinase codes for MGMVKVVGLVLHPRRDCGSAVDTIVSWAAARGVTVLGLPDEINRIDCSAVAVSAEEMVERAGLLVSLGGDGTMLRSMRLVEGRKTPVLGVNVGRLGFLAEVDLPDLKDALSSIDDHSFRVESRTAVRTVLPDGRRVTAFNDIALVRVPGHGLAAVGIRVEGKRFVNYAADAVLVSTPTGSTAYSFSAGGPIVSPNVEGLIVSAAAAHSSFNRSLVLDTSEHLSLDVLPTSGRLAIEVDGIIEGYAEPGAAVEIEPVPGAAQVIRFGETSFYERARRKLRVEGSAQAGDWDTGDAVVVDSFERQRYEVLVGGEVAGMLHYRRHGDRVELLHTEVDQAFSGRGLAGRLASAALADARSRSVPVTATCPFVAGYVERHPELTELS; via the coding sequence ATGGGCATGGTCAAGGTGGTCGGCCTGGTGCTGCACCCGCGCCGGGACTGCGGGTCGGCGGTCGACACCATCGTGAGCTGGGCAGCCGCCCGCGGGGTGACCGTGCTCGGCCTGCCCGACGAGATCAACCGGATCGACTGCAGCGCGGTCGCGGTCTCCGCCGAGGAGATGGTCGAGCGGGCCGGCCTGCTCGTCAGCCTCGGCGGCGACGGCACCATGCTGCGCAGCATGCGTCTGGTCGAGGGCCGCAAGACGCCGGTGCTCGGGGTGAACGTGGGACGGCTCGGGTTCCTCGCCGAGGTCGACCTGCCCGACCTCAAGGACGCGCTCTCCTCGATCGACGACCACTCGTTCCGGGTGGAGAGCCGCACCGCGGTGCGCACCGTGCTGCCCGACGGGCGGCGGGTCACCGCGTTCAACGACATCGCCCTGGTCCGGGTGCCCGGGCACGGGTTGGCCGCGGTCGGCATCCGGGTCGAGGGCAAGCGGTTCGTCAACTACGCGGCCGACGCGGTGCTGGTCTCCACCCCGACCGGCTCGACGGCGTACAGCTTCTCGGCCGGCGGCCCGATCGTCTCACCGAACGTCGAGGGCCTGATCGTCAGCGCCGCCGCCGCACACTCGTCGTTCAACCGCTCGCTGGTCCTGGACACCTCCGAACACCTCAGCCTCGACGTGCTGCCCACCAGCGGCCGGCTGGCGATCGAGGTCGACGGGATCATCGAGGGGTACGCCGAGCCCGGCGCCGCCGTGGAGATCGAACCCGTGCCGGGCGCCGCGCAGGTGATCCGGTTCGGCGAGACCTCGTTCTACGAGCGGGCGCGCCGCAAGCTCCGGGTCGAGGGCAGCGCCCAGGCCGGCGACTGGGACACCGGTGACGCGGTGGTGGTCGACAGCTTCGAGCGCCAGCGGTATGAGGTGCTCGTCGGCGGCGAGGTGGCCGGCATGCTGCACTACCGCCGCCACGGCGACCGCGTCGAGCTGCTGCACACCGAGGTCGACCAGGCCTTCTCCGGTCGCGGGCTGGCCGGCCGGCTGGCCTCGGCGGCGCTCGCCGACGCCCGGTCCCGGTCCGTGCCGGTCACCGCCACCTGCCCGTTCGTGGCCGGATACGTCGAACGTCACCCTGAGTTGACCGAGCTGAGCTGA